From a region of the Drosophila virilis strain 15010-1051.87 chromosome 3, Dvir_AGI_RSII-ME, whole genome shotgun sequence genome:
- the LOC6623427 gene encoding uncharacterized protein: MWLQSIHLLALVALAAASWGDASQSQYHIQTDEGPERYFRFQTDNGQFRKEKRLQDGTVIGTEAWIDAAGFLRQKDYIADKEGYRILKSKTIFVGQGRGIEEAIKSTKSAPAQSGILVDGNVGGNSVAGGYRKHGYGYSSTTSTTTPPPPLYEPPNLATANLGSGVGKLNYLPPEQAAKIQPQTQLGFDHYPDELPRARDQLLSGKVHIQPNAEAIDDINAINVYDEEADHGFAPGRFASVIGSTTPRPPVLMSAPALSMLPPLSTQRRRLRPRPTAIGIVPTTPAPIAAQAPFGYSTPAPFAAPPSVSDTSYHYAPTATPASNGYGYYAPNLPLDVNALDASLLPPLPDRAYRRRLRPLHNNNLDASDYDGVSVTRNGFRYVLPKQYHEEAQVDDKRAGSFGYVDPFRIRRVVYYNASPGRGFVHRNNNQYVGANGAPYDDPGPAQLVNE; the protein is encoded by the exons ATGTGGCTGCAGAGCATACATTTG CTGGCATTGGTAGCGTTGGCAGCCGCCTCGTGGGGTGATGCGAGTCAAAGTCAGTACCATATTCAAACGGATGAGGGACCCGAGAGGTACTTCCGCTTTCAGACCGACAATGGACAATTCCGCAAGGAGAAACGTCTGCAGGACGGCACAGTCATTG GCACAGAGGCCTGGATCGACGCTGCTGGCTTTTTGCGACAGAAGGATTACATAGCCGATAAGGAGGGATATCGTATTCTCAAATCAAAGACTATATTTGTGGGCCAAGGCAGGGGCATTGAG GAGGCCATAAAATCCACGAAATCGGCGCCGGCTCAGTCTGGCATTCTGGTTGACGGTAATGTGGGTGGCAATAGTGTAGCCGGTGGCTATAGAAAACATGGATATGGCTATAGCAGCACTACTTCAACGACCACGCCCCCGCCGCCACTTTATGAGCCACCAAATTTGGCCACTGCAAATCTGGGCTCAGGCGTAGGTAAGCTCAACTATTTGCCACCCGAACAGGCCGCCAAGATACAGCCACAAACGCAACTGGGATTTGATCACTATCCGGACGAGTTGCCCCGAGCACGTGACCAGCTGCTAAGCGGCAAGGTGCACATTCAGCCGAATGCGGAGGCCATTGATGACATCAATGCAATTAAtgtatacgatgaggaagcaGATCATGGTTTTGCGCCGGGTCGTTTCGCCTCTGTGATTGGCTCAACGACGCCTCGTCCGCCCGTGCTGATGTCTGCGCCCGCCTTATCCATGCTGCCGCCTTTGAGCACCCAGCGCAGACGTCTACGACCGCGCCCAACGGCCATCGGCATAGTACCCACGACACCTGCGCCCATTGCAGCTCAGGCTCCCTTTGGTTACTCCACGCCCGCTCCATTCGCTGCGCCGCCCTCCGTTTCCGATACCAGCTATCACTATGCGCCCACAGCCACGCCCGCCAGCAATGGATATGGTTACTATGCGCCCAACTTACCGCTGGATGTGAATGCTTTGGATGCTTCTTTGCTGCCACCATTGCCAGATCGGGCGTACCGCCGGCGTCTGCGTCCGCTGCATAACAACAATCTGGATGCCTCAGACTATGATGGTGTAAGCGTGACGCGCAACGGTTTTCGCTATGTGTTACCCAAGCAGTATCATGAGGAAGCCCAGGTGGATGACAAACGAGCGGGTAGCTTTGGCTACGTAGATCCCTTCCGCATACGCCGCGTCGTCTACTACAATGCATCGCCAGGACGTGGCTTTGTGCATCGCAATAACAATCAGTATGTAGGTGCGAATGGAGCGCCCTACGATGATCCCGGTCCAGCGCAGTTGGTGAACGAGTGA
- the Dpy-30L2 gene encoding protein dpy-30 homolog: protein MSDDFAPIKSSLKDPSVLPLEMPTTLPICRKPRPDLNSLTVRQYLDQTVAPILLHGLQALARERPTDPVSYLATYLLKNKNRCEEINADAM from the coding sequence ATGTCGGACGACTTTGCTCCCATAAAGTCCTCATTGAAGGATCCTTCTGTCTTGCCTCTCGAGATGCCAACTACGCTGCCCATTTGCAGGAAACCACGTCCGGATCTCAATTCGCTGACAGTGCGCCAGTATCTGGATCAGACGGTTGCGCCCATTTTGCTGCACGGCCTACAGGCGCTGGCACGTGAGAGGCCCACAGATCCCGTTAGCTATTTGGCAACATATTTGTTAAAGAACAAAAATCGATGCGAAGAGATCAATGCCGATGCAATGTAA
- the Rcd5 gene encoding microspherule protein 1 — translation MESTQEHVTITNTAVSASVQTTMAPVVASHAVDVPATVSVSSTSVNTCAAPATPTISTATTATTTTPSSKTPIHNLPIELLQTDAAKRRSSSRTIKRKRFDDEIVEYNLTIPTSRGGADANRSNRPRTTSQNHPGIVTTPTLLQSPSPTVVAVTATETPQTPGAAVETLSGTPTLVTAATPATPSAPAAPTLPVPTIITPVQQPQPKPKPVMERAPATERRPRPSRPASNKKPRRNGRPLAQMATKDLGRWKPIDDLALVIGIQQTNDLRMIHRGIKFSCKFTLQELQQRWYALLYEPAVSRIAVSAMRNLHPEMVESVQRKALYSVQEEDLLGTIKSTETPKMEQFQELLDKNAGIFYCARTAKSLHNHWLLLKQYCLLPDQTVKPLQGSDQPLSFSDAEDQLFDQDLHEPRDEALEIELTLADRRNKRDIRLLENELSRWGVLVDSVLGPTAASEFDNQTLACLCGRLVRYLMRSKEITFGREAKECGVDVDLSLEGPAAKISRRQGTIKMRSNGDFFIANEGKRAIFIDGIPLLNGNKTRLAHNCTVEISGLRFTFLVNYELINAIRQESAKTSNHLN, via the exons ATGGAAAGTACGCAAGAACATGTAACAATCACAAATACTGCAGTATCTGCAAGTGTTCAAACCACCATGGCGCCCGTAGTTGCTTCGCACGCAGTAGACGTCCCTGCCACTGTCAGTGTGTCATCGACATCTGTCAACACTTGCGCAGCcccagcaacaccaacaatatcgactgcaacaacagcaacaacaacaacgccttCGAGTAAAACTCCTATTCACAATTTGCCGATAGAGTTGCTACAAACCGACGCAGCAAAACGTCGAAG TTCCTCGCGTACAATCAAACGAAAACGGTTCGACGACGAAATTGTGGAATACAATCTTACAATACCAACGAGCCGCGGCGGTGCTGATGCTAACCGCTCCAATCGACCGCGCACAACATCGCAAAACCATCCTGGAATTGTGACAACCCCAACTTTACTGCAATCGCCCTCTCCAACAGTAGTTGCTGTTACAGCAACAGAAACGCCTCAGACTCCAGGTGCAGCAGTGGAAACGCTATCTGGCACCCCGACTTTAGTGACTGCTGCAACACCTGCGACGCCTTCAGCGCCAGCAGCGCCCACGTTGCCGGTTCCGACAATTATCACTCCTGTGCAGCAACCGCAACCGAAACCAAAGCCTGTTATGGAGCGTGCTCCAGCCACTGAACGGCGTCCTCGTCCTTCGCGTCCagcaagcaacaaaaagccaCGACGCAATGGCCGTCCGCTGGCACAGATGGCTACCAAGGATTTGGGTCGCTGGAAGCCAATTGATGACCTGGCGCTGGTTATTGGCATACAGCAAACAAACGATCTACGCATGATTCATCGCGGCATCAAGTTCTCCTGCAAATTTACCCtgcaggagctgcagcagcgctgGTATGCCCTACTGTATGAACCAGCCGTGTCGCGGATTGCCGTGTCCGCCATGCGTAATCTGCATCCAGAGATGGTGGAGTCTGTACAGCGCAAGGCGCTCTACAGCGTGCAGGAGGAAGATCTGCTGGGCACCATTAAGAGT ACGGAGACGCCCAAAATGGAGCAGTTCCAGGAGTTGCTTGACAAGAACGCCGGCATTTTTTATTGCGCACGTACTGCTAAATCGTTGCATAATCACTGGCTGCTGCTCAAGCAGTACTGCCTGCTGCCGGATCAAACGGTCAAGCCGCTGCAGGGTTCGGATCAGCCACTCAGCTTTTCAGATGCAGAGGATCAGCTTTTCGATCAGGACTTGCACGAGCCGCGGGATGAGGCACTGGAAATTGAATTGACACTGGCCGATCGTCGCAACAAGCGTGATATACGTCTGCTGGAGAACGAGCTGTCACGTTGGGGCGTGCTAGTTGACTCAGTTTTGGGACCCACGGCGGCCAGCGAATTTGATAATCAAACGCTCGCCTGCCTTTGCGGACGCCTGGTGCGTTATCTAATGCGCTCCAAGGAGATAACATTTGGTCGCGAGGCCAAGGAGTGCGGTGTGGATGTTGATCTGTCCTTGGAGGGACCCGCTGCAAAGATTTCGCGTCGCCAGGGCACCATTAAGATGCGCAGCAATGGCGACTTCTTCATTGCTAATGAAGGCAAGCGTGCTATCTTCATTGATGGCATTCCGCTACTGAATGGAAACAAAACGCGACTGGCCCACAATTGCACTGTGGAAATCTCCGGACTGCGCTTCACATTTTTGGTGAACTATGAGCTAATCAATGCCATACGACAGGAGAGCGCCAAGACATCgaatcatttaaattaa
- the LOC6623300 gene encoding protein prune homolog 2: protein MSGHYAESESSQSESKMDISETPTDSTGVSPLADERANATMPNKATPDSQHTIEDEHENNENKTLSTLDNRIIRPELLLPVETMPQRQITESTLTLANSHPLMSPTNTDSDSEPFLGKCKNFPDVVPRTEQTATEAVRNTLNQQNNMRVKPQDAKVSLLRANSPDLLSSESDADVSQYLAAVESNFQSVSLLPNANNKASRKTKRSMVAGGEDISSLDSISNHSFDDDEDIEHNLASLSPSSSLIDGLDGEDDDDDECEGPELLPDNDDDLDDFGMTTTPTPHASVATAATVAASPELPQYTADEERRDSRNWQKITLPDGRTREIDMRVIEPYKRVLSHGGYLKAGGQNAIVIFCACHLPDRSRADYSYVMDNLFLYVVKTLEQLVTDDYVLIYLHGGSNRRNVPPFPWLKRCYQLLDRRLRKSLKHMYLVHPTFWIKSLVWMARPFVSTKFWRKLVYVKSLDELGLHVIVEKAAIPEKVKQYDAKRH, encoded by the exons ATGAG TGGACACTACGCGGAGTCGGAATCTTCGCAGTCCGAGAGCAAAATGGACATCTCGGAGACGCCCACGGACTCGACTGGCGTTTCACCGCTGGCTGATGAGCGTGCCAATGCCACAATGCCAAACAAAGCAACCCCCGACTCGCAGCACACTATCGAGGATGAGCATGAGAATAACGAAAACAAAACCTTGTCAACGCTGGATAACCGAATAATACGTCCGGAATTACTGCTGCCAGTCGAAACAATGCCACAACGTCAAATAACGGAAAGCACGCTCACTTTGGCAAATAGCCATCCACTTATGTCGCCCACAAACACGGACTCCGATTCGGAGCCATTTCTGGGCAAGTGCAAGAATTTTCCTGACGTTGTGCCGCGCACCGAGCAGACTGCAACTGAAGCTGTGCGGAACACATTGAACCAACAAAACAATATGCGGGTGAAACCACAAGACGCCAAGGTCAGTCTGCTGCGGGCAAATAGCCCAGATCTGTTAAGCAGCGAATCGGATGCGGATGTGTCACAATATTTGGCTGCTGTGGAGTCGAATTTTCAGTCGGTTTCGCTGTTGCCGAACGCAAACAACAAAGCGTCGCGCAAAACAAAACGATCGATGGTAGCTGGTGGTGAGGACATATCCAGCTTGGATTCCATATCAAATCATAGTTTTGACGATGACGAAGACATCGAGCACAATTTGGCATCGCTGAGCCCATCCAGTTCCCTTATTGATGGCCTGGATGGCGAggacgatgatgacgacgaaTGCGAGGGTCCTGAGTTGCTGCCCGACAACGATGACGATCTGGACGATTTTGGCATGACCACTACACCCACACCGCATGCCTCcgtagcaacagcagctacagtAGCAGCCTCCCCAGAGCTGCCACAGTATACGGCGGATGAGGAGCGTCGCGATTCACGCAATTGGCAAAAAATTACGCTGCCAGATGGACGCACGCGCGAGATTGACATGCGTGTCATTGAACCCTACAAACGTGTGCTTTCTCATGGCGGTTATCTGAAGGCCGGTGGACAGAATGCCATTGTCATATTCTGCGCTTGCCATTTGCCGGACAGATCTCGTGCCGATTATAGCTATGTCATGGACAATCTTTTTCTGTATGTGGTCAAAACGCTCGAACAGCTTGTCACAGATGACTATGTGCTCATTTATTTGCATGGCGGTTCTAACAGGCGTAATGTGCCGCCCTTTCCTTGGCTCAAGCG ttgcTATCAACTGCTAGATCGTCGCTTGCGCAAGAGTCTGAAGCACATGTATTTGGTGCATCCCACTTTTTGGATCAAATCCCTGGTATGGATGGCGCGTCCATTTGTCAG CACAAAATTCTGGCGTAAGCTCGTTTATGTCAAATCTCTGGATGAACTGGGACTGCATGTGATTGTTGAGAAGGCAGCAATACCGGAGAAGGTTAAGCAATATGATGCCAAGCGACATTGA
- the Gr64f gene encoding gustatory receptor for sugar taste 64f isoform X1 — protein sequence MRFLPKLERKFRRWKKLKKSPLFRKLDILCESARKRTFQQTPDADYVKRLQTEYGEKGGKELSYKRREQFMYNGSFHEAVGSILLTAQWFAMMPVRGVTAKHPSSLSFSWRNVRTCCCLLFIMSMLINLSLTIYKVLNGSITFNNVRPLIFKSCICLVCGTALNLARKWPELMMHWYEIEQDLPQYRTQREKQRMAHSIKMVMFVGMMLSFAEHLLSMISAINYASYCNKTDDPIRNFFLLTNDEIFYVFDYSTPLALWGKLQNVYSTFIWNYMDILVMIVSIGLASKFRQLNDNLLKFKGMHMAPSYWSERRVQYRNICTLCSNMDNAIALITMVSFSNNLYFICVQLLRSLNTMPSVAHTVYFYFSLIYLIGRTLAVSLYAASVHDESRRSLRYLRCVPKDSWCPEVKRFAEEISSDMVALSGMKFFHLTRKLVLSVAGTIVTYELVLIQFHEDQDLWDCDQSSYS from the exons ATGAGGTTCCTGCCCAAACTAGAGCGCAAATTCCGCCGTTGGAAAAAGCTAAAGAAGTCGCCGCTTTTCCGTAAATTGGATATACTTTGTGAGAG TGCTCGTAAGCGAACATTTCAGCAAACTCCCGATGCGGATTACGTAAAGCGACTACAAACTGAATATGGCGAAAAAGGCGGAAAGG AACTGAGCTACAAGCGGCGAGAACAATTCATGTACAATGGCAGTTTTCATGAGGCAGTCGGATCGATTCTACTGACTGCCCAATGGTTTGCCATGATGCCGGTGCGGGGCGTTACGGCCAAGCATCCAAGCAGCCTGAGCTTTTCGTGGCGCAATGTGCgcacctgctgctgcctgctgttcATTATGTCCATGCTGATAAATCTTAGCTTAACCATTTACAAAGTGCTGAACGGCTCCATCACTTTTAACAATGTCCGGCCCTTGATCTTTAAGAGCTGCATCTGTTTGGTCTGCGGTACGGCTCTCAACTTGGCACGAAAGTGGCCGGAATTAATGATGCACTGGTACGAAATCGAACAGGACCTGCCGCAATATCGGACGCAGCGTGAAAAACAGCGCATGGCGCATTCCATCAAAATGGTCATGTTTGTGGGCATGATGTTGTCCTTTG CGGAACATTTGCTGAGCATGATTTCGGCGATTAATTATGCTTCATATTGCAATAAAACTGATGATCCCATAAGAAACTTCTTTCTGCTGACCAACGATGAAATTTTCTATGTTTTTGACTACTCCACGCCGTTGGCGCTGTGGggcaaattgcaaaatgtttaCTCCACATTCATATGGAACTATATGGATATTTTAGTCATGATAGTCAGCATCGGCTTGGCATCCAAATTTCGTCAGCTCAATGACAATTTGCTAAAGTTCAAAGGCATG CATATGGCTCCTTCGTACTGGTCGGAGCGGCGAGTTCAATATCGAAACATATGCACGTTGTGCAGCAACATGGACAACGCTATTGCTCTTATAACTATGGTATCTTTCTCCAACAATCTTTACTTTATAtgtgtgcagctgctgcgtaGTCTCAA CACCATGCCTTCGGTTGCTCATACGGTCTACTTTTACTTCTCGCTCATATATCTAATTGGGCGCACTTTGGCTGTATCCTTGTATGCAGCCAGCGTGCACGACGAGTCGCGTCGTTCACTGCGTTATTTGCGCTGCGTGCCCAAGGATTCGTGGTGCCCGGAAGTTAAACGCTTCGCCGAAGAGATTAGCAGCGATATGGTGGCTCTTAGTGGCATGAAGTTCTTTCATCTGACACGCAAACTGGTGCTCAGT GTGGCTGGCACTATAGTCACCTATGAGCTGGTACTTATACAGTTTCACGAGGATCAGGACTTGTGGGATTGCGATCAAAGCAGCTATTcgtaa
- the Gr64f gene encoding gustatory receptor for sugar taste 64f isoform X2, with protein MRFLPKLERKFRRWKKLKKSPLFRKLDILCESARKRTFQQTPDADYVKRLQTEYGEKGGKELSYKRREQFMYNGSFHEAVGSILLTAQWFAMMPVRGVTAKHPSSLSFSWRNVRTCCCLLFIMSMLINLSLTIYKVLNGSITFNNVRPLIFKSCICLVCGTALNLARKWPELMMHWYEIEQDLPQYRTQREKQRMAHSIKMVMFVGMMLSFAEHLLSMISAINYASYCNKTDDPIRNFFLLTNDEIFYVFDYSTPLALWGKLQNVYSTFIWNYMDILVMIVSIGLASKFRQLNDNLLKFKGMHMAPSYWSERRVQYRNICTLCSNMDNAIALITMVSFSNNLYFICVQLLRSLNTMPSVAHTVYFYFSLIYLIGRTLAVSLYAASVHDESRRSLRYLRCVPKDSWCPEVKRFAEEISSDMVALSGMKFFHLTRKLVLSITGGWHYSHL; from the exons ATGAGGTTCCTGCCCAAACTAGAGCGCAAATTCCGCCGTTGGAAAAAGCTAAAGAAGTCGCCGCTTTTCCGTAAATTGGATATACTTTGTGAGAG TGCTCGTAAGCGAACATTTCAGCAAACTCCCGATGCGGATTACGTAAAGCGACTACAAACTGAATATGGCGAAAAAGGCGGAAAGG AACTGAGCTACAAGCGGCGAGAACAATTCATGTACAATGGCAGTTTTCATGAGGCAGTCGGATCGATTCTACTGACTGCCCAATGGTTTGCCATGATGCCGGTGCGGGGCGTTACGGCCAAGCATCCAAGCAGCCTGAGCTTTTCGTGGCGCAATGTGCgcacctgctgctgcctgctgttcATTATGTCCATGCTGATAAATCTTAGCTTAACCATTTACAAAGTGCTGAACGGCTCCATCACTTTTAACAATGTCCGGCCCTTGATCTTTAAGAGCTGCATCTGTTTGGTCTGCGGTACGGCTCTCAACTTGGCACGAAAGTGGCCGGAATTAATGATGCACTGGTACGAAATCGAACAGGACCTGCCGCAATATCGGACGCAGCGTGAAAAACAGCGCATGGCGCATTCCATCAAAATGGTCATGTTTGTGGGCATGATGTTGTCCTTTG CGGAACATTTGCTGAGCATGATTTCGGCGATTAATTATGCTTCATATTGCAATAAAACTGATGATCCCATAAGAAACTTCTTTCTGCTGACCAACGATGAAATTTTCTATGTTTTTGACTACTCCACGCCGTTGGCGCTGTGGggcaaattgcaaaatgtttaCTCCACATTCATATGGAACTATATGGATATTTTAGTCATGATAGTCAGCATCGGCTTGGCATCCAAATTTCGTCAGCTCAATGACAATTTGCTAAAGTTCAAAGGCATG CATATGGCTCCTTCGTACTGGTCGGAGCGGCGAGTTCAATATCGAAACATATGCACGTTGTGCAGCAACATGGACAACGCTATTGCTCTTATAACTATGGTATCTTTCTCCAACAATCTTTACTTTATAtgtgtgcagctgctgcgtaGTCTCAA CACCATGCCTTCGGTTGCTCATACGGTCTACTTTTACTTCTCGCTCATATATCTAATTGGGCGCACTTTGGCTGTATCCTTGTATGCAGCCAGCGTGCACGACGAGTCGCGTCGTTCACTGCGTTATTTGCGCTGCGTGCCCAAGGATTCGTGGTGCCCGGAAGTTAAACGCTTCGCCGAAGAGATTAGCAGCGATATGGTGGCTCTTAGTGGCATGAAGTTCTTTCATCTGACACGCAAACTGGTGCTCAGT ATAACAGGTGGCTGGCACTATAGTCACCTATGA
- the LOC6623370 gene encoding gustatory receptor for sugar taste 64e, with the protein MKQKRQSCNKNTLQHAIGPFLILAQFLGVLPVSGVWPSSPAENVRFRWLTPSFFLSIVILAFAILDCILSSKVVLDHGLKIYTIGSLSFSVICIACLGVFLSLSRRWPHVIRRTAQCEQVFLQPGYDCHLGQQFGRRLRLWGVGLLVAALCEHSTYVGSALYSNYQQIHECKLDVDFWMNYFERERQELFSVFHFNVPQALFIEWTTLAMTFVWNFVDIFLILISRSLQLRFQQMHWRIRQHAGKHMSSEFWEQVRYDLLDLCDLLKLYDKELSGLVILACAHNMYFVCVQIYHSFKARGSFMDELYFWFCLIYVITRVLNMMFAASTIPQEAQEISYTLFEIPTEYWCLELWRIQEVILTNTFALSGKGYFFVTRRLIFSMAATLMVYELVLINQMSGSEVQKSICSRGAGASKSIFYSYMARTIGDATRRRKSVALINFWRAARVDCDGTQSNAVLKHKPRVRWIRRRPNADKLHQRKVKEVLQRANREDYVHNGSFLEAIKPVLIIAQVFALMPVRGITSKHAEDLSFSWMSLRSCYSMIVIVSFGIVSGFMALFVMRINFDFDSVQTLIFYGSIFAISLAFFQLATKWPAVALEWQMVESQLPKLRTEKERSALAFHIRMIILIAMMCSLVEHILSMLSSIYYVNACPVLPNQPINSYLFINFSMFFTFVDYTPFLGLIGKVINVLATFAWSFNDIFVMAVSVSLAARFRQLNDYMLREARLPTTVDYWIQCRINFRNLCKLCSVLDDAISIITLLCFSNNLYFICGKILKSLQKKPSASHTVYFWFSLGYLLCRTLILSLYSASVNDESKRPLRIFQLVPRQFWSSELKRFSEEVHMDQVALTGMKFFRLTRGVVIAVAGTIVTYELILLQFNKEDKVNDCYEH; encoded by the exons TTCTGATTCTAGCACAATTTCTTGGCGTGTTGCCCGTTTCCGGCGTCTGGCCCAGTTCTCCAGCTGAGAATGTGCGTTTTCGCTGGCTCACTCCGTCCTTTTTTCTAAGCATTGTCATACTGGCCTTCGCCATTTTGGACTGTATCCTCTCATCCAAAGTGGTGCTCGATCATGGCCTTAAAATCTACACCATCG GCTCGCTTAGCTTTAGCGTTATTTGCATTGCGTGTTTGGGCGTTTTTCTTTCCCTCTCCCGCCGCTGGCCGCATGTCATCCGACGGACAGCACAATGTGAGCAGGTTTTTTTGCAGCCTGGTTACGATTGCCATTTGGGCCAACAATTTGGACGCCGCCTGCGCCTTTGGGGCGTGGGCTTGCTGGTGGCCGCACTCTGCGAGCACTCCACATATGTTGGTAGTGCTTTGTACAGTAATTACCAACAAATACACGAGTGCAAGCTGGACGTTGACTTTTGGATGAATTATTTCGAGAGGGAGCGTCAGGAGCTCTTCTCGGTATTTCACTTCAATGTGCCACAAGCACTTTTTATTGAATGGACCACACTGGCTATGACTTTTGTTTGGAATTTTGTGGACATATTTTTGATACTGATCAGTCGTAGTCTGCAGCTGCGCTTCCAGCAGATGCACTGGCGCATACGTCAACATGCCGGGAAACATATGTCCAGCGAGTTCTGGGAGCAGGTTCGCTATGATTTGCTTGATCTATGTGACTTGCTCAAGCTGTACGATAAGGAGCTCTCTGGACTAGTTATCTTGGCCTGTGCACACAATATGTACttcgtgtgtgtgcaaatCTATCATAGCTTTAA GGCCAGGGGCAGCTTTATGGATGAGCTGTACTTCTGGTTCTGTTTGATCTACGTTATAACGCGAGTCTTAAATATGATGTTTGCTGCCTCTACCATACCACAAGAAGCCCAGGAAATATCATATACACTCTTTGAGATACCAACAGAATACTGGTGCCTGGAGCTGTGGCGCATACAGGAGGTTATATTGACCAACACGTTTGCCCTGAGCGGAAAAGGATATTTCTTTGTGACCAGGCGCCTAATATTTTCT ATGGCTGCCACTTTAATGGTCTATGAGCTGGTGCTAATCAATCAAATGAGCGGCTCTGAGGTGCAGAAGAGCATTTGTAGTCGCGGCGCAGGTGCCTCCAAGAGCATTTTCTATTCATA CATGGCGAGGACCATAGGTGATGCGACAAGACGGCGCAAAAGCGTGGCCCTCATCAATTTTTGGCGGGCGGCACGCGTTGACTGCGA TGGTACACAATCCAATGCAGTGCTTAAGCATAAACCGCGTGTTCGTTGGATTAGACGCAGGCCAAATGCCGATAAACTACATCAACGTAAGGTCAAAGAAGTGCTGCAACGCGCCAATCGCGAGGATTATGTGCACAACGGTTCATTTCTGGAGGCCATCAAGCCAG TGTTAATCATTGCCCAAGTTTTTGCTCTAATGCCTGTGCGCGGCATAACTTCAAAGCATGCGGAGGATTTGAGTTTTAGCTGGATGAGCTTACGCTCTTGTTATTCGATGATCGTCATCGTATCCTTTGGTATCGTGTCTGGTTTTATGGCGCTGTTTGTCATGCGTATCAACTTCGATTTTGACTCGGTGCAAACTTTAATCTTCTATGGCTCCATATTCGCTATCTCTTTGGCCTTCTTTCAGCTGGCCACCAAATGGCCAGCTGTTGCCTTGGAGTGGCAGATGGTGGAGTCACAGCTGCCTAAATTGCGTACAGAGAAAGAACGCTCTGCATTGGCTTTTCATATCAGAATGATTATATTGATAGCTATGATGTGCTCGCTGG TGGAACATATCTTGAGCATGCTGTCCAGTATTTATTATGTGAATGCCTGCCCTGTGCTGCCGAATCAGCCCATCAacagctatttatttataaatttttcaatgtttttcaCATTTGTCGACTACACTCCATTTCTGGGTTTAATTGGGAAAGTGATCAATGTGCTGGCCACCTTTGCCTGGAGCTTCAATGATATATTCGTAATGGCCGTCAGCGTTTCTCTAGCGGCACGTTTCCGTCAGCTAAACGACTATATGCTCAGAGAAGCCAGATTG CCCACTACCGTTGATTACTGGATTCAGTGCCGCATTAATTTTCGGAATCTTTGTAAACTCTGCTCAGTTCTGGATGATGCTATATCCATTATAACACTCTTATGCTTCAGCAATAATCTCTACTTTATATGCGGCAAGATCTTAAAGAGCCTGCA GAAAAAACCATCTGCATCGCATACGGTATACTTTTGGTTCTCGCTGGGCTATTTACTCTGTCGCACTTTAATACTCTCGCTTTATAGCGCCAGCGTTAATGATGAATCCAAGCGTCCATTGCGCATCTTTCAGCTGGTACCCAGGCAGTTCTGGTCCAGTGAG CTCAAGCGCTTTTCGGAGGAAGTGCACATGGATCAGGTGGCCTTAACTGGCATGAAATTCTTTCGGCTTACACGTGGCGTGGTCATAGCG GTGGCTGGCACTATAGTTACCTATGAGCTGATTTTGCTGCAGTTCAACAAGGAGGACAAAGTTAATGACTGCTACGAGCACTAA